A part of Myxococcus landrumus genomic DNA contains:
- a CDS encoding S9 family peptidase: MIPLVVSLMTGQVAPAAPAQAPRSETQAPQKPSQVPGIAALPGQPNLWVSNVPAVPDAFRRRMEQYLEARSAGLTDIRDDGKEMLIVTRFADTNQLHVVEMPMGARTQITFTKEPINQAQFQPGNARVIYYLQDTGGGEFFQVFRLNRDTGRSELLTDGKSRHQSLQVSSDGRWLTYSGTGRNGKDTDVYVAPTSDPRQARRLTQEEGSWGAIEFSADGSKLLVSQYRAIDDVDLYVVDVATGERRPLTPQGQGKGGVTTARFARDGKSVYVVTDRYSDFAELYQVDLDKAPPATPPESLTKSVRWNVTDLSLSPDGRRLAVSFNEDGYSKVSLLDTRTRKLSPVDSLPQGLVFGVEFPRQRSDMLALTLADAKSPMDAWTLDLKTRKATRWTRSEVGGLNPDSFAAPTLVRYPSTDGVQVPAFLYLPKNATGKVPVVVIFHGGPEGQSLPSFSTFAQFAATELGMAVLVPNVRGSDGYGKAYRAMDDGVKREQSLADIGATLDFIASRKELDASRVGVYGGSYGGYMTLASVAFFPERVKAAVDVVGISSLPSFLENTQAYRRDLRRAEYGDERIPEVRKVQERISPLGSVDKIRAALYVQQGANDPRVPQSEAEQIVQAVRKRSPDVWYMLATDEGHGFQKKANRDFAQLTALMFFERQLSSPAQPKP; the protein is encoded by the coding sequence ATGATTCCCCTTGTCGTGTCTTTGATGACCGGACAGGTCGCGCCCGCCGCTCCGGCGCAGGCCCCTCGCTCCGAGACCCAGGCCCCGCAGAAGCCGTCCCAGGTGCCTGGAATCGCAGCGCTCCCTGGTCAGCCCAACCTCTGGGTGAGCAACGTGCCCGCCGTGCCGGATGCGTTCCGCCGCAGGATGGAGCAATACCTGGAGGCGCGCTCCGCCGGGCTCACGGACATCCGGGATGACGGCAAGGAGATGCTCATCGTCACGCGGTTCGCGGACACCAATCAGCTCCACGTGGTGGAGATGCCCATGGGGGCGCGCACGCAAATCACTTTCACGAAGGAGCCCATCAACCAGGCGCAATTCCAGCCCGGCAACGCGCGCGTCATCTACTACCTGCAGGACACGGGGGGCGGGGAGTTCTTCCAGGTGTTTCGCCTGAACCGGGACACCGGCCGCTCGGAGCTGCTGACGGACGGCAAGAGCCGGCATCAAAGCCTGCAGGTGTCGTCGGACGGCCGCTGGCTGACGTACTCCGGCACGGGCCGCAACGGCAAGGACACGGATGTCTACGTGGCGCCTACGTCGGACCCCCGGCAGGCCCGGCGGCTCACGCAGGAGGAGGGCTCGTGGGGGGCCATCGAGTTCTCCGCGGATGGTTCGAAGTTGCTGGTGTCGCAGTACCGCGCCATCGACGATGTGGACCTGTACGTGGTGGACGTGGCGACGGGAGAGCGCCGTCCGCTCACGCCCCAGGGGCAGGGCAAGGGCGGCGTCACCACGGCCCGCTTCGCTCGCGATGGCAAGAGCGTGTACGTGGTGACGGACCGCTACAGCGACTTCGCGGAGCTCTACCAGGTGGACCTGGACAAGGCGCCCCCCGCGACGCCGCCGGAGTCGTTGACGAAGTCGGTGCGGTGGAACGTGACGGACCTCTCGCTGTCACCCGATGGGCGCCGGCTGGCGGTGTCCTTCAACGAGGATGGCTACTCGAAGGTGTCCTTGCTGGACACGCGCACGCGGAAGCTCTCGCCGGTGGACTCGCTGCCCCAGGGGCTGGTGTTCGGGGTGGAGTTCCCGCGGCAGCGCTCGGACATGCTGGCCCTCACGCTGGCGGACGCGAAGAGCCCCATGGACGCGTGGACCCTGGACTTGAAGACGCGCAAGGCCACGCGCTGGACGCGCTCCGAGGTGGGCGGGCTCAACCCTGACTCGTTCGCGGCGCCGACGCTCGTGCGCTATCCGTCCACGGACGGCGTCCAGGTGCCGGCGTTCCTGTACCTGCCGAAGAACGCCACCGGGAAGGTGCCCGTGGTGGTCATCTTCCACGGCGGGCCGGAGGGACAGAGCCTGCCCTCCTTCAGCACCTTCGCGCAGTTCGCCGCGACGGAGCTGGGCATGGCGGTGCTGGTGCCCAACGTGCGGGGCTCGGATGGGTACGGCAAGGCGTACCGGGCCATGGATGACGGCGTGAAGCGCGAGCAGAGCCTCGCGGACATCGGCGCCACGCTGGACTTCATCGCCTCGCGCAAGGAGCTGGATGCCTCGCGCGTGGGCGTCTACGGAGGCTCCTACGGCGGCTACATGACGCTGGCGTCGGTGGCCTTCTTCCCCGAGCGCGTGAAGGCGGCGGTGGACGTGGTGGGCATCTCCTCGCTGCCCAGCTTCCTGGAGAATACGCAGGCGTACCGCCGGGACTTGCGGCGCGCGGAGTACGGCGACGAGCGCATCCCCGAGGTGCGCAAGGTGCAGGAGCGCATCTCGCCCCTGGGCTCCGTGGACAAGATTCGCGCGGCGCTCTACGTGCAACAGGGGGCCAATGATCCGCGCGTCCCGCAGTCGGAGGCGGAGCAGATTGTCCAGGCCGTGCGCAAGCGCTCGCCGGACGTCTGGTACATGCTGGCCACCGATGAGGGCCACGGCTTCCAGAAGAAGGCCAACCGCGACTTCGCCCAGCTCACCGCGCTGATGTTCTTCGAGCGCCAGCTGAGCTCCCCGGCGCAGCCGAAGCCCTGA
- a CDS encoding type VI secretion system Vgr family protein — MSNGRVLKFALSIDGGDETVLRVVRFELEEGLSEGSRGWVEVETQEAVDATSMPGKPYRLRILQGEDGQDRCFHGLVYEASLEAFQPEHFRLRLEVGSSLHLLELGQEVRLFQEQSVPDVVKALLEEGGVPEDAQSWMLEESTATRVALTQYNESDYAFLRRLLAEEGIVFAVRNDDAGETLAFFDGPDGLVPLAGDGVLLERAETRTEEDTVLSMKDRHAARTDTVMVRDYDAKRPAVDLSHGEKAPEARGREEYLHPGGFEELADGKRRAKRILEGHQSRVILREGTSDCPQLEPGRTFMLDGHVRVALNGEQLVLSVVHRGGVRARDTGASEETYENTFRVIPSKPAFFRPEAPPERSAPGVQVAFVTGASGQELHGSERGEVKVRFPWDRSGITDDRSSPWLRVGQLALGGSMIVPRVGFEVMVDHELGDRDRPLVVGHLYNGEAMPPYALPDHATLSSIQTATTGGGPGANELRFEDATGSEEIFLNASHDLTVAVEHDASTQVLVDESTEVGGNRTFSVGANHTHKVTSHRTLEVGVNQSLNVAADFSDGIGGDLVVEVGATRKLTVGGDLTEDTQGALERTVGGLQAVTGMTGYERKVVGSSKTTVGAAWLEACTDGRMSTCGTARTETVGALKMVKAKTVAVSCGAAYALTAASEKVKCGGNRVDKSEVALAITAAGGLSVKAENINISGKTKVVLKVGGSTVEVTPTGVKIKSSKIQLKGVKKLGSKLSHKSN; from the coding sequence ATGAGCAACGGTCGCGTCCTGAAGTTCGCGCTGTCCATCGACGGGGGAGACGAGACGGTTCTCCGCGTCGTCCGCTTCGAGCTGGAAGAGGGCCTCTCCGAGGGCAGCCGAGGGTGGGTGGAGGTGGAGACGCAAGAGGCCGTGGACGCGACGTCCATGCCCGGCAAGCCGTACCGGCTGCGCATCCTCCAGGGAGAGGACGGACAGGACCGGTGCTTCCACGGCCTCGTCTACGAGGCCAGCCTGGAGGCCTTCCAGCCGGAGCACTTCCGGCTGCGGCTGGAGGTGGGCTCGAGCCTCCACCTGCTGGAGCTGGGGCAGGAGGTGCGGCTGTTCCAGGAGCAGTCCGTCCCCGATGTGGTGAAGGCGCTGCTGGAGGAGGGGGGCGTCCCGGAGGACGCGCAGTCGTGGATGCTCGAGGAGTCGACGGCCACGCGCGTCGCCCTGACCCAGTACAACGAGAGCGACTACGCCTTCCTGCGACGCCTGCTGGCGGAGGAGGGCATCGTCTTCGCCGTGCGCAACGATGACGCGGGCGAGACGCTGGCGTTCTTCGACGGCCCGGATGGCCTGGTGCCGCTGGCGGGCGACGGCGTGCTGCTGGAGCGCGCGGAGACTCGCACGGAGGAGGACACGGTCCTCTCGATGAAGGACCGCCACGCGGCGCGGACGGACACCGTGATGGTGCGCGACTACGACGCGAAGCGGCCCGCGGTGGACCTGAGCCACGGTGAGAAGGCCCCCGAGGCGCGAGGGCGCGAGGAGTACCTGCACCCCGGCGGCTTCGAGGAGCTCGCCGATGGCAAGCGCCGCGCGAAGCGCATCCTCGAGGGGCACCAGTCCCGGGTCATCCTGCGCGAGGGGACGAGTGACTGTCCCCAGCTCGAGCCCGGCCGCACCTTCATGCTGGATGGCCACGTGCGCGTGGCGCTCAACGGAGAGCAGCTGGTGCTCTCCGTGGTGCACCGAGGCGGCGTGCGGGCCCGGGACACCGGGGCCTCCGAGGAGACGTACGAGAACACCTTCCGGGTCATTCCCTCCAAGCCCGCGTTCTTCCGGCCGGAGGCTCCGCCGGAGCGCTCGGCGCCGGGTGTCCAGGTGGCCTTCGTCACGGGCGCGTCGGGCCAGGAGCTGCACGGCAGCGAGCGCGGCGAGGTGAAGGTGCGCTTCCCCTGGGACCGCTCCGGCATCACGGACGACCGCAGCTCTCCGTGGCTGCGCGTGGGGCAGCTCGCGCTGGGGGGCTCGATGATTGTCCCGCGCGTGGGCTTCGAGGTGATGGTGGACCACGAGCTGGGGGACCGCGACCGGCCCCTCGTCGTCGGCCACCTCTACAACGGCGAGGCGATGCCGCCCTATGCGCTGCCGGACCACGCCACCCTCAGCTCCATCCAGACGGCCACCACGGGCGGCGGACCTGGCGCCAACGAGCTGCGCTTCGAGGACGCCACGGGCTCCGAGGAAATCTTCCTCAATGCCTCACACGACCTCACCGTCGCCGTGGAGCACGACGCCTCCACGCAGGTGCTGGTGGATGAGTCCACGGAGGTGGGAGGCAACCGCACGTTCAGCGTCGGCGCCAACCACACCCACAAGGTGACGAGTCACCGCACGCTCGAGGTCGGCGTCAACCAGAGCCTCAACGTCGCGGCGGACTTCTCGGACGGCATCGGAGGGGACCTGGTCGTCGAGGTGGGCGCGACGCGCAAGCTCACCGTGGGAGGAGACCTCACCGAGGACACGCAGGGCGCGCTGGAGCGCACGGTGGGCGGGCTCCAGGCCGTCACCGGCATGACGGGCTACGAGCGCAAGGTCGTCGGCAGCTCGAAGACGACGGTGGGCGCGGCGTGGCTGGAGGCGTGCACCGACGGCCGGATGAGCACGTGCGGCACGGCCCGGACGGAGACGGTGGGGGCCTTGAAGATGGTGAAGGCCAAGACGGTCGCCGTGTCCTGCGGCGCGGCCTATGCGCTCACGGCGGCGTCCGAGAAGGTGAAGTGCGGTGGCAACCGCGTGGACAAGTCCGAGGTCGCGCTCGCCATCACCGCCGCGGGCGGCCTGAGCGTCAAGGCGGAGAACATCAACATCTCCGGCAAGACCAAGGTGGTGTTGAAAGTGGGCGGCTCGACGGTGGAGGTCACCCCCACGGGGGTGAAAATCAAGTCGTCGAAGATTCAGCTCAAGGGCGTGAAGAAGCTGGGCTCGAAGCTGAGTCACAAGAGCAACTGA
- a CDS encoding PAAR-like domain-containing protein, whose translation MSLTTSGMSAGTSKQKLNFVPMAPNVCLVPAPPPPAGPQGIPVPFPITTDTGSIKKPVPKVKHKGGKVPNTDSSFSGIKGNEAGVGQLPPSTPKKDIVTGVNMKKGSAMVGCPNCQVGGKSFLMTGSPGFGNHG comes from the coding sequence ATGTCCCTGACGACGAGCGGCATGTCCGCCGGCACCAGCAAGCAGAAGCTCAACTTCGTCCCCATGGCGCCCAACGTGTGCCTGGTCCCCGCGCCGCCTCCGCCCGCGGGCCCGCAGGGCATCCCCGTGCCGTTCCCCATCACCACGGACACCGGCAGCATCAAGAAGCCGGTGCCGAAGGTGAAGCACAAGGGTGGCAAGGTGCCCAACACGGACTCGTCCTTCAGCGGCATCAAGGGCAACGAGGCCGGGGTGGGGCAACTGCCGCCCTCGACGCCCAAGAAGGACATCGTCACCGGCGTGAACATGAAGAAGGGGTCCGCCATGGTGGGCTGTCCCAATTGTCAGGTCGGTGGCAAGAGCTTCCTGATGACGGGAAGCCCCGGCTTCGGCAACCACGGTTGA
- a CDS encoding type VI immunity family protein, with protein sequence MSEPFLAPRSHTDTGDVVIRAELGLTAYLAEPEFWAREGAQRALDLMLDLPSADLLRYYTTSVMTEWDEVGPRMLKSLRDGLTSRALLVEKPRHLFFFRLADEPNCPSVGFSYTEIDPRRATRAAVLELTLPQGHAPEDLQALAVALTELGPVYSLVGGYTVRWNMLYPKLAFSEFYVWAQRYLGLDIQDAEEFAPFAPVGLPGSNWLTYLGEPLAKQLELDLAALKRTAWTPPVETLPVRSGLMLRAGARPTMGDLNRFAYPEAYAEVARMLEPHFATELPEFWGPFTDEERTGAWLRRLVGAKDWSA encoded by the coding sequence ATGTCCGAGCCCTTCCTCGCCCCTCGCAGCCACACCGACACAGGGGATGTCGTCATCCGCGCGGAGCTGGGGCTGACCGCCTATCTCGCGGAGCCCGAGTTCTGGGCGCGCGAGGGCGCGCAGCGGGCGCTGGACCTGATGTTGGACCTGCCCTCGGCGGACCTGCTCCGCTACTACACGACGTCCGTGATGACCGAGTGGGACGAGGTCGGTCCTCGCATGCTGAAGTCGCTGCGGGACGGGCTGACCTCGCGCGCGCTGCTGGTGGAGAAGCCTCGGCACCTCTTCTTCTTCCGGCTGGCGGACGAGCCCAATTGTCCCTCGGTGGGCTTCTCGTACACGGAGATAGACCCGAGGCGGGCGACCCGCGCGGCGGTGCTGGAGCTCACGCTGCCCCAGGGCCATGCGCCGGAGGACCTGCAGGCGCTCGCCGTCGCGCTCACGGAGCTGGGCCCAGTGTATTCGCTGGTGGGCGGCTACACGGTGCGCTGGAACATGCTGTATCCGAAGCTGGCCTTCAGTGAGTTCTATGTGTGGGCCCAGCGCTACCTCGGGCTCGACATCCAGGACGCCGAGGAGTTCGCGCCCTTCGCCCCCGTGGGGCTGCCCGGGAGCAACTGGCTGACGTACCTCGGCGAGCCGCTGGCGAAGCAGCTCGAGCTGGACCTCGCCGCGCTGAAGCGCACCGCGTGGACGCCGCCCGTGGAGACCTTGCCCGTGCGCTCCGGGCTGATGCTGCGCGCCGGCGCGAGGCCCACGATGGGCGACCTCAACCGCTTCGCCTATCCGGAGGCCTACGCGGAGGTGGCGCGGATGCTCGAGCCGCACTTCGCGACCGAGCTCCCCGAGTTCTGGGGGCCATTCACGGACGAGGAACGCACGGGGGCCTGGCTGCGGCGGCTCGTCGGCGCGAAGGACTGGTCGGCCTGA
- a CDS encoding type VI secretion system Vgr family protein: MGDEQRLVATFFFSGHDGGLSVHAVRGREEASRPYRFEVDFSGQGVDVDAAPGVRASLLLESPRGGGRYVGGVVEEVSLAAMGQAGEDAFGRYRAVLVPEPYLVLSLRRGFRIFQQKTVPDIVKKVCEDAGLDAAAFDWGGVAGRYLQRDYCVQYDESEWDFICRLLEDEGIFFAFSHSADGVLMRFEDDSTRVDLLSPDVLGFSFFPQEDAPFARVWDFRLRTRLRPSKATVNDYDLLRPSTSLLSSAEASEALSREWYEFPGGFRATAEGKRRAAVRLDELRGTRVTALGRTDALFVAPGRRFLLQGHPASDGEYFLTAVGFQLRLEEETASGRPLVDEGPWRYDVELEAIPSTQMFRPARLTPRPRVMGLQTARVTGPAGEEIYCDAHGRVKLQFAWDREGELDERTSSWVRVSQAHTTGSVMIPRIGWEVLVEFEEGDPDRPVCLGKVWNTTFLPPVELPAGKTVTGHSSLSSPGGSGANEVLFDDTAGQETVTINGKHDILVKAANNKLYSVGHDASHLVNGKRAASVGGNEKISIEANLNVNVGGDQSTKVGAMRDVKVTGSLTEEVAGAMDLQVGGMELVQVGNPVAAVLELIVNAAVGKVVGAAAKAASRAEATLLGPILPMIQQAREAVGPAAQFAGPAAALLGGGDPQIAAFAQAAGKLSDAAGAAESGQIAAGMAESMVSDKLSGALIDAVKEASGGGGGAGGGGGGGGGGGDAAPEAAGSATSGGSGTWATVVGGSVKETVGGLAAINSLSGVSFAVGGESKELVGAARVELIKGSKSETTGAVKMETVGVYMVDAKESYVTDAKAAIAVNIAGGQSQKISGSHSMSADGPVVVNASKLSLKGKGTITLICGPSKVIVKSNGILVEGAAEVTIEGSKIELDENALGT; the protein is encoded by the coding sequence ATGGGTGACGAGCAGCGCCTCGTGGCGACATTCTTCTTCAGCGGACACGACGGAGGCCTCTCGGTGCATGCGGTGCGTGGGCGGGAGGAGGCGTCCCGTCCGTACCGCTTCGAGGTGGACTTCTCCGGGCAGGGCGTCGACGTGGACGCCGCGCCAGGGGTTCGCGCCTCCCTGTTGCTGGAGTCACCGCGTGGCGGAGGGCGCTACGTGGGCGGCGTGGTGGAGGAGGTCTCCCTCGCGGCCATGGGACAGGCGGGTGAGGATGCCTTCGGGCGCTACCGGGCCGTGCTCGTTCCAGAGCCGTACCTCGTGCTGAGCCTGCGGCGAGGCTTCCGCATCTTCCAGCAGAAGACGGTGCCCGACATCGTCAAGAAGGTGTGCGAGGACGCGGGCCTGGACGCGGCGGCCTTCGACTGGGGCGGTGTCGCGGGCCGGTACCTCCAGCGCGACTACTGCGTGCAGTACGACGAGTCCGAGTGGGACTTCATCTGCCGGCTGCTCGAGGACGAGGGCATCTTCTTCGCCTTCAGCCACTCCGCGGACGGAGTCCTCATGCGCTTCGAGGACGACAGCACCCGCGTGGACCTGCTCTCGCCGGACGTGCTGGGCTTCTCCTTCTTCCCCCAGGAGGACGCCCCGTTCGCCCGCGTCTGGGACTTCCGGCTGCGCACGCGCCTGCGGCCGTCGAAGGCGACCGTCAACGACTACGACCTGCTGCGGCCCAGCACCTCGCTCCTGTCGAGCGCGGAGGCCTCGGAGGCGCTTTCACGCGAGTGGTACGAGTTTCCCGGTGGCTTCCGCGCGACCGCCGAGGGCAAGCGCCGGGCGGCGGTGCGGTTGGATGAGCTGCGGGGGACTCGGGTGACGGCGCTGGGGCGCACGGACGCGCTCTTCGTGGCGCCGGGTCGGCGCTTCCTGCTCCAGGGACACCCGGCTTCGGATGGTGAGTACTTCCTCACGGCGGTGGGGTTCCAGCTCCGGCTGGAAGAGGAGACCGCGAGCGGGCGACCCCTGGTGGACGAGGGGCCCTGGCGGTACGACGTGGAGCTGGAGGCGATTCCCTCCACGCAGATGTTCCGCCCCGCGCGGCTGACGCCTCGGCCCCGGGTGATGGGGCTCCAGACGGCGCGGGTGACGGGGCCGGCGGGCGAGGAGATCTACTGTGATGCCCACGGGCGGGTGAAGCTCCAGTTCGCGTGGGACCGGGAGGGCGAGCTCGATGAGCGCACGTCCAGTTGGGTTCGTGTCAGCCAGGCGCACACGACGGGCTCGGTGATGATTCCGCGCATCGGCTGGGAGGTGCTCGTCGAGTTCGAGGAGGGAGACCCGGACCGACCGGTGTGTCTGGGCAAGGTGTGGAACACCACCTTCCTGCCCCCGGTGGAGCTGCCCGCGGGCAAGACGGTGACGGGGCACAGCTCGCTGTCGTCGCCGGGCGGGAGTGGCGCGAATGAAGTCCTGTTCGACGACACGGCGGGCCAGGAGACGGTCACCATCAACGGCAAGCACGACATCCTCGTGAAGGCGGCCAACAACAAGCTGTACAGCGTGGGGCACGACGCCAGCCACCTGGTCAATGGCAAGCGCGCCGCGAGCGTGGGGGGCAACGAGAAGATCTCCATCGAGGCCAACCTCAACGTCAACGTGGGCGGGGACCAGTCCACGAAGGTGGGCGCCATGCGCGACGTGAAGGTGACGGGCAGCCTCACGGAGGAGGTGGCCGGGGCGATGGACCTCCAGGTGGGCGGGATGGAGCTGGTGCAGGTGGGCAATCCCGTGGCGGCGGTGCTGGAGCTCATCGTGAACGCGGCGGTGGGGAAGGTCGTGGGGGCGGCGGCGAAGGCGGCCAGCCGGGCCGAGGCGACGCTGTTGGGGCCCATCCTCCCGATGATTCAGCAGGCGCGCGAGGCGGTGGGGCCGGCCGCGCAGTTCGCGGGGCCCGCGGCGGCGCTGCTCGGAGGCGGCGACCCGCAAATCGCGGCCTTCGCGCAGGCGGCGGGCAAGCTGTCGGACGCGGCGGGGGCGGCGGAGTCGGGACAGATTGCGGCGGGCATGGCGGAGTCGATGGTCTCGGACAAGCTCTCCGGCGCGCTCATCGATGCGGTGAAGGAGGCGAGTGGCGGCGGTGGGGGCGCGGGGGGTGGAGGAGGAGGCGGGGGTGGCGGCGGCGATGCGGCGCCCGAGGCGGCTGGGAGTGCGACGAGTGGCGGGAGCGGGACGTGGGCGACGGTGGTGGGGGGCTCGGTGAAGGAGACAGTGGGGGGCCTGGCGGCCATCAACTCCTTGAGCGGTGTCTCGTTCGCGGTGGGGGGCGAGTCCAAGGAGCTGGTGGGGGCGGCGCGCGTGGAGCTCATCAAGGGGAGCAAGTCGGAGACGACGGGCGCCGTGAAGATGGAGACGGTGGGCGTCTACATGGTGGATGCGAAGGAGTCGTACGTCACGGATGCGAAGGCGGCCATCGCGGTCAACATCGCGGGTGGGCAGTCGCAGAAGATATCCGGCAGCCACAGCATGAGCGCGGACGGTCCGGTCGTCGTGAATGCGTCGAAGCTGTCGCTGAAGGGGAAGGGGACCATCACGCTCATCTGTGGTCCCTCGAAGGTCATCGTGAAGTCCAATGGCATCCTCGTGGAAGGCGCGGCCGAGGTGACCATCGAGGGCTCGAAGATTGAGTTGGACGAGAACGCGCTGGGTACCTAG
- a CDS encoding type VI secretion system Vgr family protein — protein sequence MRLSATISHGGLPAELGVSRLRVDEGLSQLFVADVECVSTDPDWDLGALLGTDASVSVVERDAVRHFHGVVEEAEYVQRRGDLFVYRLRLLPRLQGLAHRLRSRIFQDQSIVAVMKDVLSGAGLPDDAVSWGVAEGPAREYCTQWRESELAFVLRLLEDAGMFFWFEHSASGHVMHVADSPAAHAPMEGSVGLSFRTREGREELRDVVTRVTYTSRVVPDAVMLRDWNWLTPQVLPEAKLAAPESGGLEQYEFPSGFVSAAAGKQRAADRLTAVRARQRVLRGTTPCLRLAPGRRFELFDAEPAPLNGGYLLLEVRHFYDDPTAGTMADGDAHYRAEFTAVPGAVEFRPPRVTPRPRVNGKELAVVTGPAGEEIHVDEFGRVKVHFYWDREGKVDDTASCWMRVQQQNTAGSQILPRVGWEVEVGFLHGDPDRPVVMQKVYNAETMPPYALPDNLMQSALQSSSTPGGGGTNEVRLNDGNGGMEFFIHAQKDLSLQAGHNLTEQIAVDEAVQVTSDSTSSIGVTEDVSIGGDQSASVTGMLVEDTAGTKKVVVSAMDQWGVGAMHATNVKGARKENVGGLRNVLAQKVSETFNADLTTSVGGVLSINTVGAIVEAVAGNKTEMVAGAKVEKITGSKAENIGAAKVMTAGAVNIKTGKDLTLASGGAMAITTGGPMSIQCGKDFNLSGTTVTITVGKATLKSGSKLEASPASMKLKGSTVGGDGANVKLKGTIQYK from the coding sequence ATGCGCTTGTCCGCGACGATTTCCCACGGGGGGCTCCCCGCGGAGTTGGGCGTGTCCCGCCTCCGGGTGGATGAAGGCCTCTCCCAGCTCTTCGTCGCGGATGTGGAGTGCGTCAGCACGGACCCCGACTGGGACCTGGGCGCCCTGCTGGGGACCGACGCGAGCGTGAGCGTGGTGGAGCGGGACGCGGTCCGGCACTTCCACGGCGTGGTGGAGGAGGCGGAGTACGTCCAGCGGCGGGGCGACCTCTTCGTCTACCGGCTGCGGCTGCTGCCTCGGCTCCAGGGGCTGGCGCACCGGCTGCGCAGCCGCATCTTCCAGGACCAGAGCATCGTGGCCGTCATGAAGGACGTGCTCTCCGGCGCGGGCCTCCCGGACGACGCGGTCTCCTGGGGCGTGGCCGAGGGGCCCGCGCGCGAGTACTGCACGCAGTGGCGGGAGAGTGAGCTGGCCTTCGTCCTCCGGCTGCTGGAGGACGCGGGCATGTTCTTCTGGTTCGAGCACTCTGCCTCGGGCCATGTGATGCACGTGGCGGACTCTCCCGCGGCGCACGCGCCCATGGAGGGCTCCGTCGGGCTCTCCTTCCGCACCCGGGAAGGGCGCGAGGAGCTGCGCGATGTCGTCACGCGCGTCACGTACACCTCTCGCGTCGTGCCGGACGCGGTGATGCTGCGCGACTGGAACTGGCTCACCCCGCAGGTGCTGCCCGAGGCGAAGCTCGCGGCGCCCGAGAGCGGAGGGCTGGAGCAGTACGAGTTCCCATCGGGGTTCGTCAGCGCCGCGGCGGGCAAGCAGCGCGCGGCGGACCGGCTGACCGCGGTGCGGGCCCGTCAGCGCGTCCTGCGCGGGACGACGCCGTGCCTGAGGCTTGCGCCGGGCCGCCGCTTCGAGCTGTTCGACGCCGAGCCCGCGCCCCTCAACGGCGGGTACCTGCTGCTGGAGGTGCGCCACTTCTATGACGACCCCACGGCGGGGACGATGGCGGACGGGGATGCGCACTACCGCGCCGAGTTCACCGCCGTCCCTGGCGCGGTGGAGTTCCGCCCGCCTCGGGTGACGCCGCGTCCGCGCGTCAATGGCAAGGAGCTGGCCGTGGTGACGGGGCCGGCGGGTGAGGAGATTCACGTCGACGAGTTCGGTCGCGTGAAGGTGCACTTCTATTGGGACCGCGAGGGAAAGGTGGATGACACCGCCTCGTGCTGGATGCGGGTGCAGCAGCAGAACACCGCGGGCAGCCAGATTCTCCCGCGCGTGGGCTGGGAGGTGGAGGTGGGCTTCCTCCACGGCGACCCGGACCGGCCCGTGGTGATGCAGAAGGTCTACAACGCGGAGACGATGCCGCCGTACGCCCTGCCAGACAACCTGATGCAGAGCGCGCTGCAGTCCTCATCGACGCCGGGGGGCGGGGGCACCAACGAGGTGCGTCTCAACGACGGAAATGGCGGCATGGAGTTCTTCATCCATGCGCAGAAGGACCTCTCGCTCCAGGCGGGACACAACCTCACGGAGCAGATTGCCGTGGACGAGGCCGTGCAGGTCACCTCGGACAGCACGAGCAGCATCGGCGTCACCGAGGACGTCAGCATCGGCGGGGACCAGAGCGCCAGCGTCACCGGGATGCTGGTGGAGGACACCGCGGGCACGAAGAAGGTGGTCGTGAGCGCGATGGACCAGTGGGGCGTGGGCGCCATGCATGCCACGAACGTGAAGGGCGCTCGGAAGGAGAACGTCGGCGGCCTGCGCAACGTGCTCGCGCAGAAGGTGTCGGAGACCTTCAACGCGGACCTCACCACGAGCGTGGGGGGCGTGCTGAGCATCAACACCGTCGGGGCCATCGTCGAGGCGGTGGCGGGCAACAAGACCGAGATGGTGGCCGGCGCGAAGGTGGAGAAAATCACCGGGTCGAAGGCCGAGAACATCGGCGCGGCGAAGGTGATGACCGCGGGCGCGGTGAACATCAAGACGGGGAAGGACCTCACGCTGGCGTCGGGCGGGGCCATGGCCATCACCACGGGTGGCCCCATGTCCATCCAGTGCGGCAAGGACTTCAACCTGTCGGGCACCACCGTCACCATCACGGTCGGCAAGGCCACGTTGAAGTCGGGTTCGAAGCTGGAGGCCTCTCCCGCCTCGATGAAGCTCAAGGGGAGCACGGTGGGCGGTGATGGCGCCAACGTGAAGCTCAAGGGCACCATCCAGTACAAGTAG